The proteins below come from a single Serratia fonticola genomic window:
- a CDS encoding fimbrial biogenesis chaperone gives MKLLSVVLVAGLFATAFSATAGVVVGGTRLVYDGAKKEAALNVSNPDKTPYLIQSWVDTQEGGEAKAPFIITPPLFRLDGKQNNVLRVVRAGGNLPEDKESLFWLNIKSIPSSEKRDNTLQIAVKTRIKLIYRPKGIKGTLEQSAKDIKWQRSGNTLKATNNSAHYVTFFSVKVGGKDIPDFPMVAPGATQTMTLPAVSAGSQVSWEIINDYGGTSEAYQASL, from the coding sequence ATGAAGTTATTGTCAGTAGTCTTGGTGGCGGGTTTGTTTGCCACCGCATTTAGTGCAACCGCCGGTGTGGTGGTGGGCGGGACTCGCCTGGTTTATGACGGGGCTAAAAAAGAAGCGGCATTAAATGTCAGCAATCCCGACAAAACACCTTATTTGATCCAGTCCTGGGTTGACACTCAAGAAGGCGGCGAGGCTAAAGCCCCCTTTATTATCACGCCACCCTTATTCCGCCTGGATGGTAAGCAGAATAACGTATTACGCGTCGTTCGCGCAGGAGGAAACCTGCCAGAAGATAAAGAGTCCCTGTTTTGGTTGAACATAAAGTCTATTCCATCCAGTGAAAAACGGGATAACACGTTACAAATCGCAGTGAAGACGCGCATCAAGCTGATTTATCGCCCAAAAGGGATTAAAGGCACGCTGGAGCAGTCTGCAAAGGACATCAAATGGCAGCGGAGTGGCAATACCCTGAAAGCCACCAACAACTCCGCCCATTACGTGACCTTCTTTTCGGTGAAAGTCGGTGGAAAAGATATTCCCGACTTTCCGATGGTTGCCCCCGGCGCCACACAAACCATGACGCTGCCAGCTGTCAGTGCCGGGAGTCAAGTCAGTTGGGAAATCATCAATGACTACGGTGGCACCAGTGAAGCTTACCAGGCCTCACTGTAA
- a CDS encoding response regulator transcription factor encodes MITIISDDSYFVLGAQALLTHSGYQVATIDIHKLNRPVNSQQNDIILLSSNNRNLIHNVLLFAGVENRRVIQLIDGNTPSDMWADGVLSKKTATHEFPRIIKYILNLKVKDCLKDLTLREVEIMDKLLKGKKNHAISREMRISEKTVSAHKLNALKKLGLTGLNSRAILIYGSYQNRLQMQRSH; translated from the coding sequence ATGATTACTATAATTTCTGATGATAGCTATTTTGTATTGGGGGCTCAAGCGTTGTTGACGCACTCTGGATACCAAGTGGCCACCATTGATATACATAAACTTAATCGCCCTGTTAACTCACAGCAGAACGACATCATTCTACTGTCATCAAACAATAGAAACTTGATCCATAATGTACTGTTGTTTGCTGGGGTCGAGAACAGGCGTGTCATCCAATTGATTGATGGGAACACGCCATCCGATATGTGGGCTGATGGTGTTCTGTCAAAAAAAACGGCGACACATGAGTTTCCACGCATCATAAAATACATCTTGAATCTGAAGGTAAAGGACTGTTTGAAAGATCTGACGCTTCGTGAAGTGGAGATCATGGATAAATTATTAAAAGGTAAAAAAAACCATGCCATCTCCAGAGAAATGCGAATATCTGAAAAAACTGTCAGCGCCCATAAGTTGAACGCATTAAAGAAACTGGGTCTCACGGGGTTAAATTCACGGGCCATACTGATCTACGGAAGCTATCAGAACAGACTACAAATGCAAAGATCTCACTAA
- a CDS encoding fimbria/pilus outer membrane usher protein, translating into MTDMGCVQAREYFDPALLELGNAPQARADLSVFEESNTQAPGKYRVDILLNDQFIETREVDFTLVKDASGNQSLQPCLNQGELEQLGVKVAAFPGLAKDGCADISAAIPQASTAFRFGQQQLNLSIPQAALARQARGYVPPEQWDQGISALLANYSFSGSNSRATHDDGNSNNSYFLNLRSGLNIGPWRLRNYSTWARDNEGSDKWSSINTYLQRDIVALRSQLTLGDSTSPSEVFDSVPFRGGQLASDEEMLPDSMKGYSPVVRGIAKSNAQVTVRQNGYVIYQSYVSPGAFEINDLYSTSGSGDLAVTVTEADGSEQNFIVPFASVPVLQREGALKYSLTGGHYRSSDNSVDETAFAQGTAIYGLPWGLTVYGGVQGAAHYQSVAGGIGKNMGRIGAISLDITEAQSTLSDDSTRSGQSWRFRYGKSFVETGTNFSLAGYRYSTRGFSTLQETLDTYSSNNSPLGEQHKRSRAEMVISQSLGESAGSLSLSLIDEGYWDNGQKTQSLGVGYSNNWQGVSYGINYSQNKNAASSNGTRSEATDRVLALNVNIPLNHWMGNTWANYAMSNTKGGATTHNVGLSGTALDNNNLSWGVNQGYATQGGRGNVNLMASYEGGSGQINGGYSYDSHQQRINYGVAGGVIAHAGGVTLSQSLGETIALVKAPGAKGIDINNNRGVKTDGRGYAVVPYISPYRNNAISLDTTSLPDDVELELTSQTVTPTRGAVVVARYQTKIGQRVMMTLLRANGEPVPFGATVSDAANPSENGFIVGDRGQVYLTGLAESGKLGVQWGKGGDSQCQVSYQLARQHSQDITANGIQIMNGRCL; encoded by the coding sequence ATGACGGATATGGGGTGTGTACAGGCTCGGGAATATTTTGACCCCGCCTTGTTAGAACTGGGTAACGCACCTCAAGCCAGGGCTGATTTATCTGTCTTTGAAGAAAGCAATACCCAGGCGCCGGGCAAATACCGGGTCGATATCTTGCTGAATGACCAATTCATTGAAACCCGTGAAGTGGACTTTACCCTGGTAAAAGATGCCAGCGGCAACCAAAGCCTGCAGCCTTGCCTTAATCAGGGTGAGCTGGAACAGCTGGGTGTCAAGGTGGCGGCATTCCCAGGGCTGGCCAAGGACGGTTGCGCCGACATATCAGCGGCCATTCCTCAGGCCTCGACAGCGTTTCGCTTTGGTCAACAGCAGCTTAACCTCAGCATTCCACAGGCCGCGCTGGCCCGGCAGGCGCGCGGATATGTGCCACCAGAACAGTGGGACCAGGGTATTTCCGCCTTGTTGGCCAACTACAGCTTTAGCGGTTCTAACAGCCGGGCAACCCATGACGATGGCAACAGCAACAACAGTTACTTTTTAAATTTGCGCAGTGGATTGAATATCGGCCCCTGGCGGTTACGCAACTACTCAACCTGGGCGCGAGACAATGAAGGCAGCGACAAATGGAGCTCCATCAACACGTATTTGCAACGTGACATTGTTGCTCTGCGTAGCCAACTCACACTGGGTGACAGTACCTCTCCCAGCGAAGTGTTTGACAGCGTGCCGTTTCGCGGTGGTCAGTTGGCTTCGGATGAAGAGATGCTGCCGGACAGCATGAAAGGTTATTCACCTGTCGTGCGTGGCATTGCCAAAAGCAACGCTCAGGTTACCGTGCGGCAAAATGGCTATGTCATTTACCAAAGCTATGTCTCACCCGGGGCATTTGAAATTAATGACCTGTATTCCACCTCGGGCAGCGGCGATTTGGCCGTAACGGTCACCGAAGCCGATGGCAGTGAGCAAAACTTTATTGTGCCATTTGCCTCTGTGCCGGTGCTGCAGCGTGAAGGTGCCTTGAAGTACAGCCTGACCGGCGGTCACTACCGTTCTTCAGACAACAGCGTGGATGAGACGGCGTTTGCGCAGGGGACCGCTATTTATGGTCTGCCCTGGGGGCTGACGGTCTACGGCGGCGTACAGGGCGCCGCGCATTACCAGTCGGTTGCTGGCGGTATAGGGAAGAACATGGGCCGTATCGGCGCCATCTCTCTGGATATTACCGAGGCGCAGTCAACCTTATCCGATGACAGCACCCGCAGTGGTCAATCATGGCGTTTTCGTTACGGCAAGAGTTTTGTTGAAACCGGCACCAACTTTAGCTTGGCCGGATACCGCTACTCCACACGAGGGTTCTCTACCCTGCAGGAAACGCTGGATACCTACAGCAGTAATAACTCTCCGCTCGGCGAGCAGCATAAACGCAGCCGTGCGGAGATGGTTATCAGCCAAAGCCTGGGTGAGTCAGCAGGCTCCCTTTCATTGAGCCTGATTGATGAAGGGTATTGGGACAACGGCCAGAAGACGCAATCCCTGGGTGTCGGCTATAGCAACAATTGGCAAGGGGTGAGCTATGGCATCAACTACAGCCAGAATAAAAATGCGGCCAGCAGTAATGGCACACGCAGTGAGGCCACCGACAGGGTGTTGGCGCTGAACGTGAATATCCCACTCAATCACTGGATGGGTAACACCTGGGCGAATTACGCCATGAGCAATACCAAAGGGGGCGCGACCACGCATAACGTCGGTCTCAGCGGCACAGCGTTGGACAATAACAACCTGAGTTGGGGAGTCAATCAGGGATATGCCACGCAGGGCGGCCGGGGTAATGTCAATCTGATGGCCAGCTACGAGGGCGGTAGCGGCCAGATTAATGGCGGCTATAGCTATGACAGTCATCAGCAGCGCATCAACTATGGCGTTGCGGGCGGTGTCATTGCTCACGCGGGGGGCGTCACGCTATCCCAGTCGCTGGGTGAAACGATCGCGTTGGTTAAGGCGCCGGGAGCAAAAGGCATCGATATCAATAATAACCGTGGCGTGAAAACCGACGGTCGCGGTTATGCGGTGGTGCCGTATATCAGCCCCTATCGCAATAATGCCATCAGTCTGGATACCACCTCACTGCCTGATGATGTTGAGCTGGAACTCACCAGCCAAACGGTCACCCCGACGCGCGGAGCGGTGGTGGTTGCCCGCTATCAGACCAAGATTGGTCAGCGGGTCATGATGACGCTGCTCCGTGCCAATGGCGAACCGGTGCCGTTTGGTGCCACGGTCAGCGACGCCGCCAACCCGAGTGAGAACGGCTTTATCGTCGGAGACCGGGGTCAGGTTTATCTGACCGGTCTGGCTGAGAGCGGCAAGCTAGGGGTGCAATGGGGGAAAGGTGGCGATAGCCAATGTCAGGTCAGCTATCAATTAGCCAGACAACACTCTCAGGATATAACGGCCAATGGCATTCAGATAATGAATGGCCGCTGCTTATAA
- a CDS encoding winged helix-turn-helix domain-containing protein, translated as MGKRTLYGYRIGCDIYVDIRHKCLVYMVSDKNKEASGIKVVHLRKTMMQLLIYILDNAQQHIIQDDDIMLNVWDAQGLSSSRQRLWQVINTLSQKLCAFGISAHFIERVRAQGYIIDKEIITLIYGEKM; from the coding sequence ATGGGGAAAAGGACTTTATACGGCTATCGCATTGGTTGCGATATCTATGTGGATATACGGCATAAATGCCTGGTCTATATGGTTTCTGATAAAAATAAAGAAGCATCTGGCATCAAAGTCGTGCATTTAAGAAAAACCATGATGCAATTATTAATCTACATCTTGGATAATGCGCAACAACACATTATCCAGGATGATGATATCATGCTAAATGTTTGGGATGCTCAAGGGTTGAGTTCATCCAGACAACGACTGTGGCAAGTCATCAACACACTGAGTCAAAAACTTTGTGCTTTTGGTATTTCCGCTCACTTTATTGAGCGCGTGAGGGCTCAGGGTTACATTATTGATAAAGAAATCATCACATTGATTTATGGTGAAAAAATGTAG
- a CDS encoding fimbrial protein has translation MKKTLITLALVASGVLASSVYAADGTVNFVGEITDSACIVDSTAQNLQVTLGKVAATSFSGAGSYSSATQFKLVLKDCPAGATTATVKFDGNSVDNDNSVLALTPGGASGVGIELSDASQKVVNLFTNSAPYALTAGVGTETDLNFTARYKALSADIQPGVANASVQFSIIYN, from the coding sequence ATGAAAAAGACTTTAATTACACTCGCCTTGGTTGCTTCCGGTGTTCTGGCATCGTCCGTTTATGCTGCCGATGGCACGGTAAATTTTGTCGGTGAAATCACGGATTCTGCCTGTATCGTCGACAGCACTGCGCAAAACCTGCAGGTAACACTCGGTAAAGTTGCTGCAACCTCGTTTAGCGGCGCAGGCAGCTATTCTTCCGCAACCCAATTCAAGCTGGTGTTGAAAGACTGCCCTGCGGGAGCAACAACGGCGACCGTCAAGTTTGACGGGAACAGCGTTGACAATGACAACAGCGTGCTGGCCTTGACCCCAGGTGGCGCAAGCGGCGTAGGCATTGAGTTGTCTGACGCCAGCCAGAAGGTGGTTAATTTATTCACCAACTCCGCGCCTTATGCACTGACCGCGGGCGTAGGTACTGAAACCGACCTGAATTTCACCGCACGTTATAAAGCGCTGAGCGCCGATATCCAACCCGGCGTTGCGAACGCGTCTGTGCAGTTCTCTATTATTTACAATTAA